Within the Hevea brasiliensis isolate MT/VB/25A 57/8 chromosome 2, ASM3005281v1, whole genome shotgun sequence genome, the region TGAGAGTCAATGTTATAAGATTTTCCAACATCCCAATAGATTCAGGCAACTCAATAATATTAGCACCAGACAAGTTTAAAGTAGTAAGAGCATTCATGCTCCCAAGTGCTTCTGGTAAAGTTCTAATCAATGCACACTTCTGCATGTAAAGCTTCTCAATCATTCTCAAATATCCAATCTGATCTGGCAGACTGGTAATTGAAGTCCCATCTAATTGAAGTTCACTAATGCAAGATAGTCCCTTGATTGAATCTGGCAATTTGCTTAGAGATTCACAGCCTTCAGCGGATAACTGCTTCAGGTAAGACAATGAACCGATTGAATGGGGCAGTTCTGTGATTGCACTTTTACCAACAAAAATTTCTGTCAAGGACTGCAGCTCACCAATAGATTCAGGAAGGGAGGAAAGTGACTTGCACTGCCTCAAACTTAGTGTCTCAAGGTTTGACAAAGATCCAACAGAATCAGGCAATTCTTCCAATGCAGTTTGATCAAGTAAGAGGTCTTTCAGAGAAATCAAGTTACCTAAGCATTTTGGCAACCTTTTTATGAATCGGCAACCATCCAGATTAAGCTTCTCAAGTTTTGTAAGGCGATAGATAGATTCAGGCAACTTTGAAATAGCAGTTTGATCAACATGAAGTTCTTTCAGGGACTTCATACTCCCTATGTCCTCTGGCAATTCTTTCAATTTTGAGCAGCCGGAGAGAATAAGGTTTTGAAGATTTTTTAGCCCAGAGACATCACTCGGCATTTCAATGAGGTTTGAGCATCCTTTCAAGTTCAAGCAAAGCAATGTCGTCAAATTCCCCACCGACTTGTGAATTTTAGTCAGTCGAATGCACCTCTCCAGATCAAGCTTTTCCAAGGTTTTATACCCATATAAATCAGGAATAGCCACTAGATTATGGCAATGACGAAGATTCATAACCATCAACTTCTCAGCCACCTGCAACACACGAAGTTTTCTGCTTTCAAAATAAAAGCAATTTTTTCCTTTGCATTTTTATTTAGAACATTTATATGGACAGATCCCAAGAACCTTCAATGACTTTAAATAACTtggaataatattaaaaaaaaaagaaaatggagccGTACCTTGTTGCTGCACCAACCCCAGACTCGTTGAATTCCACTCTCCGAGAGATCAAGGATGGCCAGTCGTGAAGGATGATAATCAGAAGGAAGATTTCTCAAAGGACATTCCTTCCACTGCAGCCACTTGAGCTCCCcaggaaaatatttaaacttcCCTTCTAATTTCACACGATTGATTTGTAGCAATCTTAGATTAACCATTGATTCAAAGGAACTGGTGCTAAGTATTATCTCACCCTGTTTCTCTTCTCCTCGTGGAAGACTTAGAAGACGTGCCCATTTTTCTTTCAGGTATGCAAGGAAGTTATCACAAACAATCATGATTTTTGTAATAACTTTCTTGAGGATCGAGTTTGGATTTAGTGCAGCTAGGAAGTTACTGCAAAAAATCATGCCAGCACTTGGATCCTCCTCCACAAAATGCTTCCTTCTGAAGTCAAGGATGATCCCTTGCACGTATCTTGTCCCCTGTTTTCAATCATGCAAAATATTTAAAACTAACAATAAAAACTGAGTAAAAGGTAAACCAAAACATCAACAAtctatacaactcaactcaactcaactaagcctttattccaaaaatttggggtcggctatatggattcgctttttccactctgaacgattttgggttaaatcctcagaaatgtgtaatgcttctagatcatgttgtactactctcctccaagtcaatttaggtctaccaatttttttctttctatcctctaacctaatgagctctacttgtctaactggagcctccgtatgtctacgcttcacatgaccaaaccaccttaatctcccttctctcaacttatcttcaattggcaccactcctaccttttctctaatactctcattacggactttatctagtctggtgtggccactcatccaccttaacattctcatctcttcaactcttattttagatgcatacgactctttcagtgcccaacactcactaccatataacatagccagtcgtatggctgtacgataaaattttccttccaatttattgggaatcttacgatcacataaaactctcgtggcacgtctccacttcaaccatccggctttaatcctatgactaacatcctcctcacatcccccatctacttgaaggaatgagcctagatatttaaagtgattactttggggcagtatcactctattcaaactaactccttccccatcaccagtttggccttcactgaacttgcaatgcatgtattctgtcttcgttctacttaacttaaaaccctttgactctagagtacttctccaaagttctagctttctattgactcattctcgtgtctcatctatcagaacaatatcatccgcaaacatcatacaccaaggaatactctcttgtatatgtttcgtcagttcatctaaaactaatgtaaaaaggtaagggcttatggctgatccttggtgtaatccaattgagatcggaaaatctcttgtgtcccctcccactgtgcgcacaatagtagttgctccttcatacatatctttcaatacttgtatgtacctaatagataccctcttttattctaacacattccataagacctctcttggaacactatcataagccttctccaaatcaataaaaaccatgtgtagatcttttttcacatctctatatttttctatcaagtttctaatgagaaagatcttccatagttgaacgaccgggcatgaaaccaaattgattgagagagatagaagtatcatgacgtagtcgatgctccacaactctctcccacaacttcagagcatggctcatgagtttaattcccctatagtttgagcaactctgtatgtctcccttatttttaaaaataggtactaaaatactcttcctccattcatcaggcattttctttgagtttagaatcttattaaataatttagttaaccatgccactcccatatctcccaaatacttccacacttcaattggtatttcatcgggtccacaggctttacctactttcattctcttaagtgcttcctttacttctaaagatctaattcttctagtataatctatattcacgctattaccattttgactattattaaagagatcattaaaataatttcttcatttttctttaatgtcctcatctttcaccaacacttttccttctttatccttaatgcacctaacttgattgagatcttgacatttcctttctctcctccttgctaatctataaatatctttctccccttctttagttccaagtttctcatataacttttcaaaggcctgtgctcttgcttgactaactgccttttttgcctctttctttgctatcttgtactgttcatatgcctcattattatcacatttaggtaatttcttataccattccctttttctcttcactgccttttgtacttcctcattccatcaccatctctcttttgagggtggtccatgtcctttagactctccaagtactttctagctacttctctaatctttgatgccatctgtatccacatatcattggcctccatatccagcttccatacttcggactcgagaagcttatttttgaacttcacttgctttactcctttgaactcccaccactttgttcgagctacactatttcttctgaccttacttgaattgttcctaaacttgacatccaagaccaccaaccgatgttgacttgttaaagcctctcctggaatgaccttgcaatccttgcatagagctctatttgtcttcctagttaagaggaagtcgatttggcttctatgttgcccacttttgaaagtcactaaatgtgactctctttttataaagtaggtatttgctagtattaggttgtACGCCATAGCAAAATCCTAGATGCTTTTCCCCTCCTCATtttgactgccaaaaccaaaacctctatgaacattctcataaccttgtctatcacttcctaaatGCCCATATCACTTCCTAAatgcccattcaaatctccaccaatgaaaacattctcttcattcggtatgctttgcattaaatcatccatatcttcccaaaacctttgtttactctcactgtctagtcctatttgtggggcataagcactaactatatttattgtttctccttctagtactagctttactagtataattctatctcctactcttttcacagctattactgcgtctttaaatgtcctgtctatgattatgcccactccgttcttgtttctctcctttccggtaaaccacagtttgtaccctgaattacccacttccttacttttctctcctacccatttagtctcctgaatgcaagcgatattcacccttctcctttctaaggtatccacaagctccattaattttcctgtaagtgatccaacattccaagtaccaaccttgatcctcctcctatcctgctccttcctaattggtctccttctatgatatcttctattgttttctatgtctatcttgtgttctgttcctctatttattctactatctgtcctatggactaatttCTTTactcacacccgtccatgatgtgggaacccttgctcacttaacatcacacccgggcgccgacatggcgcgtcgctttcggtgaatgccctacacccttgaatatttctcactacacccggactccgatgtagcgcgtcgttagtagaggacgccccaacgtttatatcatttgaatccatatcatagggtgtgacgaataCAGATAAAATTGACCCAAGGCAAAAAAAGATGCCACCAATTTTCTGTCACAACTTTTGTTCCTTTCTCAAATGTATGTAAGCATTACAAGATATATGACACTTGAAAAGGACTACTGGGATTAAACTTTCTAAGCAAACACTTTAAGCATGTCCATATCTTCAATTTACAGGGGGCTTCTGCAAGATGATTAAGGCCATGGGAAGAACATAAAAATGATAGTATTAATTCTTTTGTTACCTTGTTATGCTTCAGAACTGTCATGATTTCATCATAATCCCACAATCTACTATGTGCACCGGGATCAGCAAGGTTTTCAAGTAAAACAATTTGTCTTCCCATTTCTTTAAGTTGATCGTGCATCCACAAAGTATAGTCTCCAGACTCCTCTCTGAACTTAATGAGAGATTTTTCCATGAGGACATTAATTGTTGTCTCAGCCTTAAAGCCACAACCTTTAAATATATCAATTGCTTCCTCTCTCTTCATTTCTATTCTAGTGAACAAACATGCAATATCAAGGAATACACACTTCTCTTCTTCATCGAGTGCATCAAAACTTATTCTTAGCACACCTTGAAGATTATGTGGCCGAATCTGTTGCAACTTTTTGAGGGCATCTTCCCATTCGTTCATTGTCCTCCTATGAAACATATAAGAGCCAAACACTTCCAGTGCTAAAGGTAGTCCTCCTGTAAGAGAGACAATTTTCTGGGCCAGATTCAAGTAATCATTTGTGGGTTTCTCTCTTCTTAGTGCATGATAACTAAAAAGTTGTAAAGCTTCAGAGGGATACAATTCTGTCACTTCATGAACTTCATTCACAAGATGTTCAACCAAAACATGTTTATTTCTTGTGGTAATAATAATTacacttccttcacaaaaccagtTTCTGTTTACTGCCAGTGCATTGAGCTGGCTTACATCATCCACATCGTCCAAGACAGCTAGCAGCCGCCGCTCGGGAAGCTTCTGTTTGATCATAGTGATACCAGCATCAACCTCATGCACAGGTGACACTAAAGCAGGTGAAAGAGCACAAAGAATTTTATTTTGAAGTGATATCAAACCGCCATCTTCTTTAGCAGTTTCTCTAACATTTGAAATGAAACAGCGGCATTCAAAGTGACTGATAAGTTTATTGTAGAGGGCCTTGGAAAGAGTTGTTTTACCAATCCCACCCATTCCATGAAGTCCTAGAACTTGAGTGCAATTAGATTTAACATTTAACAACTTCATCAGTTTGTCTGCACGAGAATCGAGTCCAACTGTATATGTAGCTATACCCACTGTCCTTCTCAGTTCTGTCAAAACCCTTCTGACTAGTATTTGAATCAACTGCTGTTCTTTGCTGTCAATGAACAGAATAAAGAACACATTAGGATGTATCAGGCATACCTGCAGAGATGTTAAATTAATGTAAGTGTGAGGATGATTATTTGGCAGTGATTGTGATTGTGGTTGAAGGATCAAAACTGTTTTTTagtaagaaaaaatatatatcattttagatattatttaaaaaaatagtttGAAAAAACTTTATTATTTGGTATTTATATGACTAAAGTTTATcaaatttaactttaaattacttttaatactctataattaatatatttaaaaaaaatattttttcaaaagaATTTCTAACAACAATGCCATGCCCGACCCTAAGAATTTATCATGTTTATGCTTTAATTGAAAATACAAAAAGTCAGGCTTACAGTTCCTGGTACTTTGGCTTGAATAGCCAAGGATTTTATAATCATTTGTAGAGAGATTTATAAATCATTTACTTAAAACCATAGAATCTCTGGAATTTACAATGCAAAAGTAAGGACTATAGACGTGATTGTCTTGACTTGCAACACCAGATGTATGCTGAATCTCTGAGAGATGGTATCAAAAGGAAACATTGATTAGCGAGCAAAAACAACTTCGATGGAAAATATGAAAGAGTCAGAGACAAATCcccaattttattttaaaaaatcagatggcACAACATAGATAAAGAGGACAAACAGATGggattttcaatttcaatttatagTTCTCTCAGTTGTCAGCTACTTGTCCCACTATAAACCACCAAATTCAATAATCAATTAAAGAAGAACAAAATGCAAAAGAACAAATTTCAAGATTCTGGCTAACTTATTATTTAATTCAAGCTGCAAAGGTTATATCAGAATCTGATATATTTATGCTAAACAcgtttctttttttgtttttggAAACAAGGGAACAGAAGCACAAAATCACTTCAAACAAAATCTGGGAAAGGAACATCCACAAACGTCATGGAGGAGGATGCTGTTGATCCCAAGAGGAGGAGCTTCAAATTCAGTAACACACAAAGAGCAAGAATGACCGAAATTTGCAAGCCAATCAGGCTAAACACGTTTCTTTCCagcaataaaataaaacaaattcaATCACTAATCTCTCCAGCGGCCCAGAAAAAGGAAAAAAGCACCGATCTTTCTATTCGTAGCATAATTTCATAAACGTAGGTATTCATGGGTAAGAtaagaaatataaaattatataacctGTATGAAAAGTCTTAGCAGAAGATATCACCTGTTGTCATAAGGCAAACCAGAAATCCCACCAACTTTCTGCAtagcttttctccattttttcaCCTTTTCCTCCCCAAACCTCTCAGTATGAGTACTGAAATCTTTTTCAAAATGACCCGTCTGTTTCCTAACATTAGAAGGGTCAACATCGTAGAACACTGGGAGTATCAGCCTCCCTAGCTGGCATATTGTAGCGAGCTCCTCAAGGCACCAATGAGAATTAGCATAGTTCGGAGAAAGCATGATGATTGAAGCAGCCGAGTCTTCGATGGCGTCGAGCAGGCTAGGGGCTATTTCGTCCCCCTGACTCATTCCCACGTCGTCGCGGAAGACCCGGACTCCGTGCTCGGTCAATGAATCGTAGAGGTTCTTGATGATATTGTGGCGCGTGTCCTCGCCGCGAAAACTTAAGAATACGTCCCAATTGAGTCTCAGCGCGGCCAGAGGCGTGGAAACGAGGTCGGAGGACATTGTTTGGCAACTGT harbors:
- the LOC110673389 gene encoding disease resistance protein RPV1, with the protein product MSSDLVSTPLAALRLNWDVFLSFRGEDTRHNIIKNLYDSLTEHGVRVFRDDVGMSQGDEIAPSLLDAIEDSAASIIMLSPNYANSHWCLEELATICQLGRLILPVFYDVDPSNVRKQTGHFEKDFSTHTERFGEEKVKKWRKAMQKVGGISGLPYDNSKEQQLIQILVRRVLTELRRTVGIATYTVGLDSRADKLMKLLNVKSNCTQVLGLHGMGGIGKTTLSKALYNKLISHFECRCFISNVRETAKEDGGLISLQNKILCALSPALVSPVHEVDAGITMIKQKLPERRLLAVLDDVDDVSQLNALAVNRNWFCEGSVIIITTRNKHVLVEHLVNEVHEVTELYPSEALQLFSYHALRREKPTNDYLNLAQKIVSLTGGLPLALEVFGSYMFHRRTMNEWEDALKKLQQIRPHNLQGVLRISFDALDEEEKCVFLDIACLFTRIEMKREEAIDIFKGCGFKAETTINVLMEKSLIKFREESGDYTLWMHDQLKEMGRQIVLLENLADPGAHSRLWDYDEIMTVLKHNKGTRYVQGIILDFRRKHFVEEDPSAGMIFCSNFLAALNPNSILKKVITKIMIVCDNFLAYLKEKWARLLSLPRGEEKQGEIILSTSSFESMVNLRLLQINRVKLEGKFKYFPGELKWLQWKECPLRNLPSDYHPSRLAILDLSESGIQRVWGWCSNKVAEKLMVMNLRHCHNLVAIPDLYGYKTLEKLDLERCIRLTKIHKSVGNLTTLLCLNLKGCSNLIEMPSDVSGLKNLQNLILSGCSKLKELPEDIGSMKSLKELHVDQTAISKLPESIYRLTKLEKLNLDGCRFIKRLPKCLGNLISLKDLLLDQTALEELPDSVGSLSNLETLSLRQCKSLSSLPESIGELQSLTEIFVGKSAITELPHSIGSLSYLKQLSAEGCESLSKLPDSIKGLSCISELQLDGTSITSLPDQIGYLRMIEKLYMQKCALIRTLPEALGSMNALTTLNLSGANIIELPESIGMLENLITLTLNECKELEKLPASIGNLKSLHHLLMERTGVTVLPESFGMLSNLMILKMKKKKKAFRSPSTQEKLVVLPTSFPNLSSLVELDAHAWGISGKIPDDFEKLSMLETLDLGYNNFYSLPSSLKSLSLLRILCLRHCEELVSLPPLPSSLEELDVSNCIALESVSDMSNLKSLKELNLANCEKVLDIPGFECIKSLTRLYMTGCRACSLTVKRRLSKVFLRNMRNLSIPGSKIPDWFSQEEVSYSERRNLEIKAVIICAVVSVDHRIPDDLRDEIPSLPALQARMSKANTPLCVNTLDLRGVPKTDEDQIHLCRYTYSHPLVSRLKDGYKLAVKAPNPPIIIGVQLKKCGIHLVYENDDDYDGNEELLDESQLSVSAKLAKFFNSSEEDGQASRS